The sequence GCCTCTTTCAACGTCACGGCGACACGTTTGAGACTTTCCCGCAGACCGCGGGGCGCATCATCCATGACCATCGGGGTACCCGCGCCGATCGTCCTGACTCCCCGAAGGCCGCATCCGGTGCCGGGCCCCCCCGCATCGGGCGGCGCTCGGGCGCATCACCGCCAATTCGGACACAACCGCGCGGCAGCACCTCGGTGACAGAGCCGACCCCATGTCGTGTTCACGACACGTACGCACACGGTCTTCCGCCGGCGCCAACTGCACACGGCCGACGCCGTTCCACCGCCTACCGCTTCCACGGAACGCCGGGCGGAACGTCGGGCGGAACATGCGCCCGCGCCCGCGCCCGGACCGTTCTTCACGACCGAGACGAAGAAGTGCGCCTTGTTGTTCCCGCGCGGGACGGGCGTGACCTACGCATCCCTCGGAGCGAGGAGTGTACGCACCATCCGGTAGCCGCCGACGATATTTGCCGACATAGGTCCCGCGGACATATGCACTCCAACAGTCGCCACATGCCGCCGCGCTGCGCCGGAGCGTGCTTTGAAGCCGCTGGTCGAGCACTTCGGCAACGGCCCTGACGGGCTACGCCGAGCTGTCGGCGATGACACTGTCGGGCCAGTGGAAACTGTCCGTCCTGCATAGCTCGGCCCGTGCGGCGGCACAGTCGGCGCCGCCGCCGGGACCTCACGGACACCACGAGAGACACGCGGCGAGGCGCCCGAAGACCAGCCGGCGGATATCTTTCGTCGAGTAGCGATGTTTTGGTGCATGCCGGATGAGTTACCCGTTCCGGGGGGTCGTCCTGACTCGATTCCTCCGGCTTGCCGGCAACGGGCGTACAGATGCGAGATGATGACCAACGCGAAGCCCTGCCGTCGCGCGCTCGAACGTCCCCGCCCACCATCCAGGAATGGAACGAAGCCCTGACCCCGCCCGCACGATCCGAGCATGTGACCATCGAGACCGGTGAGGACGCCGTGAACCAGCGATACCCGGGACCGAGACGGCCGGCCGAGGAGACCGACCCCGGCCGCGCGCGGCCCGTCGCAGACCTGTCGACACACCCCGGACAGCTTGCCCGCCGTCTGCAGCAGGTCACATATCAACTGTGGACCGCCACCGTGTCCACCGAGACAACCCCGCCACAGTTCGTGGTTCTCAACAGCCTGCTCGCCGACCCCGACATCGACCAGCGCACGCTGGGCGAACGGGCGTCGCTGGACCGCTCCACCGTCGCCGACGTGGTCGCGCGACTGGTGCAGCGGGGGCTGATCCGCCGCGTGCGCGACCCCCGTGACGGCCGCCGCAACGTACTGCGGCTCACGCAGCGCGGCGAGTCGACCCACAGCCACGTCGCTGGGCGGGTGGAGCGGATGAACGACCTCCTGCTCTCCCCGCTCTCGGCGGACGAACGCACCGCCCTGCTCTCCATGCTGACGCGGATCGTCGAGTCCGTGCCGGCGATCTCGGCGGCCGAGGGGAACGCCGCCGTCTGACGGCGGGATCGGCCGTAACACCGACAAGATCCGATCAACATCGGATCCAACTACTCAAAGTAGTGAGCCAGACACCCGTCGCCTAGGTTGGAAGGGTCCACCCCTCCGATCAGACCCAGGCGATGGGAACGATGTTCCGCAGACGCTCCGCACGCGGCCCGCGCCGCGGCCCACCGCTCCAGGCGGGCCGTTCCGGGCTGGCGGGAGCCGCGGAACACCACGAGTCACCGCCGGCGGCGGGTCACGACGACCCGCCGTCGGCGCGGCCCGAGGAACCCCGGCCCACGCGGCACAGCCCCCGGCCCACGCGGCACGAATTGCCGCCGACGCGGCCCCTGGTGGTGGCGGTCTGCGTCCTGGCGGTGGCGGCCGTGGGCCTCGGGCTGTTCTCCGACGTCCTGACCCGGCACGTCCTGACCCTCGGTCCCGGCCGGGCCGGCGGCCCACCATCCGTGGGCGCCGCCAAGGGACCACCCGGCCTGGGCGCCACCGCGGACGAGGCGGGACAGCCCCCCTGGGGCACCCCGGCCGGCGAGCAACCGGGACCGGTCTGGCCACCGCGGGCGGGCAGCGCGTCCGGTGCCGGGGACACGACCGAACTCACCCTCACCTTCAGCGGTGATCTGGACCTCGACCCGTCCGGCGCCCGCGCGGCGCTGGCGCCGCTCGGCAGTCTGCTGTCCTCCGCCGACCTCGCGATCTGCCGCGGGCCGACGCCCACCACCCGACCGGAGGCCGTCGCCGAGGCCCTGCGGCGGGTGGGTTTCGACGCTTGCGCCACCGCCTCCAACCGGGCCGCCCGGCTCGGTGGCG comes from Parafrankia discariae and encodes:
- a CDS encoding MarR family winged helix-turn-helix transcriptional regulator, whose amino-acid sequence is MTIETGEDAVNQRYPGPRRPAEETDPGRARPVADLSTHPGQLARRLQQVTYQLWTATVSTETTPPQFVVLNSLLADPDIDQRTLGERASLDRSTVADVVARLVQRGLIRRVRDPRDGRRNVLRLTQRGESTHSHVAGRVERMNDLLLSPLSADERTALLSMLTRIVESVPAISAAEGNAAV